A region of Vitis riparia cultivar Riparia Gloire de Montpellier isolate 1030 chromosome 1, EGFV_Vit.rip_1.0, whole genome shotgun sequence DNA encodes the following proteins:
- the LOC117920623 gene encoding UPF0496 protein 4-like: MFQVGVSRFSAFSPFSGSRNCSLPNNFELLSCSFDDALIRRLKALNPPSLTLSWLSLAVDFLSTIHAEVRSLISNLKPSASDDSLACFLDDSVKLLDVCNSISSEIERLRQRRLLINFVIHLLDFSGEGPAPEKLKKARDSLADWANCPRGFTKRRFENDVKVLIHDLARGLGNAPRGKISSVERLVRRTVYTIGAMTVFFAGVVVFSLYGLPDLVAIQIPAEFAWADSFAELQTTISEKSKGSKIGELNGVETRIRTVCDAVDDVARGDPEKDKKERLKDAVKELATATKTFSEGLDGLHNGVNGMFHTVLGARNDMLDSYRVGGNGGKPKKQQPK, translated from the coding sequence ATGTTTCAGGTGGGCGTCTCACGCTTCTCTGCTTTTTCCCCGTTTTCCGGGTCAAGAAATTGCTCTCTTCCCAACAACTTTGAACTCCTTTCTTGCTCCTTCGACGATGCCCTCATCCGCCGCCTCAAAGCTCTAAATCCGCCTTCTCTTACCCTCTCTTGGCTCTCCCTCGCTGTCGATTTCCTCTCCACCATTCATGCGGAGGTGCGAAGCCTGATCTCCAATCTGAAGCCGTCTGCGTCCGATGACTCCCTCGCCTGCTTCTTGGATGATAGCGTGAAGCTTTTAGACGTTTGTAATTCGATTTCGTCAGAGATCGAACGCCTTCGCCAACGCCGTTTGTTGATCAATTTTGTTATTCACTTGCTCGACTTCTCCGGCGAGGGTCCGGCCCCGGAGAAGCTCAAGAAAGCTAGGGATTCCCTAGCGGATTGGGCGAACTGTCCCCGAGGGTTCACGAAACGGAGATTCGAGAACGATGTCAAGGTTTTGATCCACGATCTCGCGCGAGGGCTTGGAAATGCGCCGCGTGGCAAGATCTCCAGCGTGGAGAGACTCGTCCGCCGGACGGTCTACACCATCGGGGCGATGACGGTGTTCTTCGCCGGAGTTGTGGTCTTCTCTCTGTACGGACTTCCAGATCTCGTTGCCATCCAAATTCCGGCCGAGTTCGCATGGGCTGACTCCTTCGCCGAACTCCAGACGACGATCTCTGAAAAGAGCAAGGGGTCGAAGATTGGAGAGCTCAACGGCGTGGAGACGCGGATACGGACAGTGTGTGACGCCGTTGATGACGTGGCGAGAGGAGATCCGGAAAAGGACAAAAAGGAGCGGTTGAAGGACGCCGTTAAGGAGCTGGCAACGGCAACAAAAACTTTTTCGGAGGGTTTGGACGGATTACATAACGGCGTGAATGGGATGTTTCATACGGTTTTGGGCGCTAGGAATGACATGTTGGATAGTTACAGAGTTGGCGGAAACGGAGGGAAACCAAAAAAGCAACAGCCAAAATGA